One genomic region from Drosophila busckii strain San Diego stock center, stock number 13000-0081.31 chromosome 3R, ASM1175060v1, whole genome shotgun sequence encodes:
- the LOC108601556 gene encoding rootletin, with amino-acid sequence MQAYRDNFKQTPCPTAVDLPAPQSAVSTPNRLPFSRNRGRVEQPHFNSNINHNTNNNVNQPTGALTPRMMSPAPPTADCSTNALLRQNQELRQRLADESHSYRRRLDTYKQAQHNQANLVSRLQSKIHQYRQRCSDLEERMNDTIKPPTSAAPKLTTGPTNSQIMCSTSLTLGQSSLPCSSSLESPPPSCSRDYIHDSSSELCRKLEEEHQRCEQILAQNNELRQQLVESNRTNEALTNDLQKLTNDWSSMRDELMMKEDEFKEEEQAFKDYYNSEQNRLLKMWRDVVAVKRAFKDMQSNMKAEVNKMGQEINSVNKDINGSNSAVAFNLQQAKRAADEELKQTRRIVDELQGQLATLKVQYESARHEIMERDQRLLELINQLKKVEDRCAQAESQAAMANRYNDEIERLNKSIREIAQAVVQDADTADRDDAELNSALQHMHLSRDSASAAAGGGKSPRRNSMRASQAFAEGTISAVQAALHKYQLALHDMQVKFQHSSESLRATKSQLDTSEGTKQLLSTKMQELTEKLDASNSKLSEMLQERESLQKTLEDVRAHKNQSEAGRADLNNAFEHLSGEFEKLQLHAGKLQKRIDAMDEDKKAVELEIQRILKDKNITEMNLRSEEDRSSRLREETISLREELNRVSLNRDLLEQQRIESDNLINLLEKQKSDLEYDLDRLLLEKCDLQEKHEKLSSNNCSTGDELKSTQNCLMETQEERKKLRLQANDQAAEICELKKELSVLDKARLELETDNLNSSEKLKCLQLEKEKILQDLACVTREKCDIHNQLTATCRKKEALNEELMRTRQRLEQTSETNNRLNRNIEDMVKDVEEKQVVIDLHEKDTHRMNELLAALRSEKESLESVLFDTNSTLEATEEKRSQLERELQETLVREESLKNHVARLQKDLELCQRKAQETKTQLLNAARAAECEFNQKLASLQTLAEDAAKRHGDEVLQLRNALEKRMQQALQALQTAKDDEIEKLQERLATLQAHLESLVQQHEETLIRAENEKQQALLMAHRDKQAVAERLDAVSRDLKGEQEALDRQKREAHARDEKQRAAITQLKDELVHLRTKEEEIKVKLEECIRRQELQLTSIREERDSLCRQSEELKMELRLKEDKMEGTNNELQDALRKTKEGEGYIEALRKELTDTRRQLADSNIERDKYSGSNKELRDHVKRVESAKREQARAIEEALQKISNLEESKHALENERTRLSTILKETENNFTKTTQDLNSTKATLHKTQMEFVQKDEGGKELQHKLQAEVELKERAQQELCQVKKQMADLEANLCATRQDLGRARCHNNQEEHRYHAREQELATRMEEARGKEKRLEDQKHNLEVCLADATQQIQELKARLGGAEGRIRALDEQLACVELHKRDSEHKLSSVVHTLRRIAGIQVDGSVNLSHRLLSPARRYSPSRSMGDYDTRSTSQCPDGPIDVDPDLVRKGVRNLMHQVAQLEREKDDYKSQLGVAKKQLQDAAEQQLRCDAKLGKLQAMLRQLQEEKSNLETDRKMKISALQALDEKLKQRSDECQVLRERLAQTELQLAATSEENGQNEERLEKCRQQCGKLDHDKRLLQEELAKVEGRATKLDLQRVALEGDLTRLQMALQEKDCNLRQVSERLEQQTRAQAQLEDRCSALKSAVDQLKERLQKSALSETQLRGELKTQQQQLSEQGHCAQANEDKLKLLQKTLQTTENEKRILNERLDSAQTNLNELRRSQQAQLDGNQRLQEQVTELEVQRSALESQLRIAKWQQESGDKGNDNGNGNGGGVEEELNRQLKSTQREKSELRSKLQTLQDKVKQLECERKSKFAGGNAYERAEKQSNYGYGATDAGEYDSNRFNDTGNTGYSCGLDHATIEQESRDLRLKVRRLETLLAEKESELARCKARMHDGNKCDSLDTDRYRSAQMHAEKVLDAREQSHKQQVLRLENQISMLREQLAQEAKRRQQYVLRSSKANREMQHLRSTLGDSLRNVSQHPVDAHLLESESRRLDSAVSMSLPPSSCRDYDRD; translated from the exons ATGCAAGCGTATCGCGATAACTTCAAGCAGACGCCTTGCCCGACGGCCGTCGACCTGCCAGCTCCTCAATCTGCTGTTTCCACTCCCAATCGTTTGCCCTTCTCACGCAATCGTGGGCGTGTCGAGCAGCCCCATTTTAACAGCAATATTAACCACAATACCAACAATAACGTAAACCAGCCTACGGGTGCTCTTACGCCCAGAATGATGAGTCCAGCGCCGCCAACAGCGGACTGTTCTACCAATGCTCTGCTGCGCCAGAATCAGGAGCTGCGCCAGCGCTTGGCAGATGAATCGCATAGTTATCGCCGTCGTTTGGATACTTACAAGCAGGCCCAGCATAATCAGGCCAATCTCGTGAGTCGTCTGCAGTCCAAGATTCATCAGTACAGGCAACGATGCAGCGATTTGGAGGAGCGCATGAATGACACCATCAAGCCCCCTACGTCAGCGGCACCCAAGCTGACCACGGGACCAACTAACAGTCAGATTATG TGCTCTACATCGCTGACACTGGGACAAAGTAGTTTGCCCTGTAGCTCCTCCTTGGAGTCGCCGCCACCAAGCTGCAGTCGTGACTATATTCATGATAGCAGCAGCGAGCTATGCCGCAAGCTGGAAGAGGAACACCAACGCTGCGAGCAGATATTGGCGCAAAACAATGAGCTGCGTCAGCAACTGGTGGAGTCTAATCGCACCAATGAGGCGCTGACCAATGATTTGCAGAAGCTTACCAATGACTGGAGCAGCATGCGAGATGAGCTGATGATGAAGGAGGATGAGTTcaaggaggaggagcaggCATTCAAGGACTATTATAATAGCGAACAGAATCGTTTGCTCAAAATGTGGCGCGACGTGGTGGCCGTCAAGCGCGCCTTTAAGGATATGCAAAGCAACATGAAGGCTGAAGTGAACAAAATGGGGCAGGAGATCAATAGCGTCAACAAGGACATCAATGGCTCCAACTCAGCGGTGGCTTTTAATCTGCAACAGGCCAAGCGAGCCGCCGACGAGGAGTTGAAGCAAACGCGTCGCATTGTTGATGAGCTGCAGGGTCAGTTGGCCACGCTTAAAGTGCAATATGAGAGCGCCAGGCATGAGATAATGGAGCGTGATCAACGGCTGCTGGAGCTAATAAACCAGCTGAAAAAGGTCGAGGATCGCTGCGCACAAGCCGAATCTCAGGCGGCAATGGCCAATCGCTACAACGACGAAATCGAGCGTCTAAATAAGTCCATACGCGAGATTGCGCAAGCTGTGGTCCAAGATGCCGACACTGCCGATCGCGACGATGCCGAGCTCAACAGCGCCCTTCAGCACATGCATCTATCACGTGACTCCGCCTCCGCAGCGGCTGGCGGCGGTAAATCGCCGCGACGCAATTCAATGCGCGCCTCTCAGGCCTTTGCCGAGGGCACCATTTCCGCAGTGCAGGCGGCCTTGCACAAGTATCAGCTGGCCTTGCATGACATGCAGGTCAAGTTCCAGCACAGCAGCGAATCCTTGCGTGCGACCAAGTCTCAACTGGATACCAGCGAGGGCAccaagcagctgctcagcaCTAAAATGCAAGAATTAACCGAAAAACTTGATGCCAGCAATTCCAAACTTTCGGAAATGCTGCAGGAGCGTGAGAGTTTACAAAAGACGCTGGAAGATGTGCGTGCCCATAAAAATCAGTCGGAAGCGGGTCGTGCTGATCTCAATAATGCG TTTGAACACTTGAGTGGCGAGTTtgaaaagttgcagctgcatgctggcaaattgcaaaagcgCATCGATGCCATGGATGAGGACAAGAAGGCCGTGGAGCTAGAGATACAGCGCATACTGAAGGATAAGAACATAACCGAAATGAATCTAAG ATCAGAGGAAGATCGCAGCAGTCGGCTGCGTGAGGAGACAATTTCATTGAGGGAGGAACTAAATCGTGTTAGCTTGAATAGAGATTTgttggagcagcagcgcattgagTCGGacaacttaataaatttgctggAAAAGCAGAAATCCGATTTGGAATACGATCTAGACAGACTGCTGCTGGAGAAGTGTGATCTGCAAGAGAAGCATGAGAAGCTCTCCAGCAATAACTGCAGCACTGGCGATGAGCTGAAGTCAACACAAAATTGTCTCATGGAAACGCAGGAGGAGCGCAAGAAGCTGCGCTTGCAGGCCAACGATCAAGCTGCTGAGATATGCGAGCTAAAGAAGGAGCTGTCAGTGCTGGACAAGGCACGTCTGGAGCTGGAAACGGACAATCTAAACAGCAGCGAGAAGTTGAAATGCCTGCAGCTGGAAAAGGAGAAAATACTGCAGGATCTGGCCTGTGTGACGCGTGAAAAGTGCGACATACACAACCAGCTGACAGCCACCTGTCGCAAGAAGGAAGCGCTCAATGAGGAGCTTATGCGCACGCGTCAGCGTCTGGAGCAGACCAGCGAGACCAACAATCGCCTCAATCGCAACATTGAAGACATGGTCAAGGATGTAGAGGAGAAACAGGTAGTTATTGACTTGCATGAGAAGGACACACATCGCATGAACGAACTGCTGGCGGCGCTGCGCTCTGAAAAGGAATCGCTGGAATCGGTCCTCTTTGATACCAACAGCACGCTGGAGGCCACCGAGGAGAAACGCAGTCAGCTGGAACGCGAGCTGCAGGAGACCCTGGTGCGTGAGGAGTCGCTCAAGAATCATGTGGCGCGTCTGCAAAAGGATCTCGAGCTGTGCCAGCGCAAGGCTCAAGAAACCAAGACGCAGCTGCTCAATGCGGCGCGTGCAGCTGAATGTGAATTTAATCAAAAGCTGGCCAGCCTGCAGACGTTAGCAGAGGATGCAGCCAAGCGTCATGGCGACGAGGTGTTGCAGTTGCGTAATGCGCTGGAGAAGCGCATGCAACAGGCACTGCAAGCGCTGCAAACAGCCAAGGATGATGAGATTGAGAAACTGCAGGAGCGCCTGGCCACGTTGCAGGCACATCTGGAGAGTCTGGTGCAGCAGCATGAGGAGACGCTTATACGCGCCGAAAATGAGAAACAACAGGCGCTGCTTATGGCGCATCGGGACAAGCAGGCGGTGGCTGAACGCCTCGATGCTGTGTCGCGTGATCTTAAAGGCGAGCAAGAGGCCTTGGATCGTCAAAAGCGCGAGGCACATGCACGCGATGAGAAGCAACGCGCTGCCATAACACAGCTTAAGGATGAGCTCGTGCACTTGCGCACCAAGGAGGAGGAAATCAA AGTGAAACTGGAGGAATGCATACGCCGGCAGGAGTTGCAGCTGACTAGCATACGTGAGGAGCGGGATTCTCTGTGCCGCCAGAGCGAGGAGCTCAAGATGGAGCTGCGTCTCAAGGAGGACAAAATGGAGGGCACCAACAATGAGCTGCAGGATGCGTTGCGCAAGACCAAAGAAG GCGAGGGTTACATTGAGGCTCTGCGCAAGGAGCTGACGGACACTCGCCGCCAGCTGGCTGATAGCAACATTGAGCGCGACAAGTACTCTGGAAGCAACAAGGAGCTGCGCGATCATGTGAAGCGTGTGGAGAGCGCCAAGCGTGAACAAGCGCGCGCCATAGAGGAGGCGCTGCAGAAGATTAGCAATCTGGAGGAGTCCAAGCATGCGCTGGAGAACGAACGCACACGTCTAAGCACCATACTCAAGGAGACGGAGAATAACTTTACCAAGACAACGCAGGACCTTAACTCGACCAAAGCGACGCTGCACAAGACGCAAATGGAGTTTGTCCAAAAGGACGAGGGCGGCAAGGAGCTGCAGCATAAGCTGCAGGCTGAAGTGGAGCTCAAGGAGCGTGCACAGCAGGAGCTCTGCCAGGTGAAGAAGCAGATGGCCGATTTGGAGGCGAATCTGTGTGCCACACGCCAAGATTTGGGACGCGCACGTTGCCACAACAACCAAGAGGAGCATCGCTATCATGCGCGCGAGCAGGAGCTGGCCACACGCATGGAGGAGGCACGTGGCAAGGAGAAACGTCTCGAGGATCAGAAGCATAATCTCGAGGTGTGCCTGGCGGATGCCACACAGCAGATACAAGAGTTGAAGGCACGCCTGGGCGGCGCCGAAGGACGCATACGTGCGCTAGATGAGCAGCTGGCCTGCGTGGAGCTGCACAAGCGTGACTCCGAGCACAAGTTGAGCTCCGTGGTGCACACACTGCGGCGCATTGCGGGCATTCAAGTGGATGGCAGCGTTAATCTTTCCCATCGTCTGTTGAGTCCAGCACGTCGTTATAGCCCCTCGCGCAGCATGGGCGACTATGATACTCGCAGCACTTCGCAGTGCCCGGACGGGCCCATTGATGTTGATCCGGATTTGGTACGCAAGGGTGTGCGCAATCTAATGCACCAGGTGGCGCAGCTGGAGCGTGAAAAGGATGACTATAAGTCGCAGCTGGGCGTGGCTAAGAAGCAACTGCAAGATgcggcagagcagcagctacgctGTGACGCCAAGCTGGGCAAGTTGCAGGCCATGCTGCGTCAACTGCAGGAGGAGAAGAGCAATCTAGAAACAGATCGTAAGATGAAAATCTCTGCACTGCAAGCGCTGGATGAGAAGCTCAAACAGCGCTCCGATGAGTGTCAGGTGTTGCGCGAGCGTTTGGCTCAAACCGAACTGCAGTTGGCCGCCACTTCTGAGGAGAATGGACAAAATGAAGAACGTCTAGAGAAATGCCGCCAGCAGTGCGGAAAGTTGGATCACGACAAACGTCTGCTGCAGGAAGAGCTGGCCAAGGTAGAGGGACGTGCCACCAAGTTGGATCTGCAGCGTGTTGCTTTAGAAGGTGATCTAACGCGCCTGCAGATGGCGCTGCAGGAGAAGGATTGTAATTTGCGCCAAGTCTCCGAACGCTTGGAGCAGCAAACTCGCGCACAGGCACAGCTTGAGGATCGCTGCAGCGCACTCAAGTCCGCAGTTGATCAGCTCAAGGAGCGTTTGCAGAAATCCGCTTTGAGTGAGACGCAGCTGCGCGGCGAACTCAAgacccaacagcagcaactctcAGAGCAAGGACACTGCGCCCAGGCCAATGAGGataagttgaagctgctgcaaaagaCACTGCAAACGACGGAGAATGAGAAGCGCATACTCAACGAGCGTCTGGATAGCGCTCAAACCAATCTTAATGAGCTTCGACGCAGTCAGCAGGCACAGCTCGATGGCAATCAGCGGCTACAGGAGCAGGTCACCGAGCTAGAGGTGCAGCGTTCAGCATTGGAGTCGCAGCTGCGCATAGCCAAGTGGCAGCAGGAGAGCGGCGATAAAGGCAATGACAATGGTAATGGCAATGGAGGAGGCGTGGAGGAGGAGCTCAACCGCCAATTAAAGTCAACACAGCGTGAGAAATCCGAGCTGCGCAGTAAACTGCAAACGCTGCAAGATAAAGTGAAGCAACTGGAGTGTGAACGCAAGAGCAAATTTGCTGGCGGCAATGCCTATGAGCGCGCCGAGAAGCAGAGCAACTATGGCTATGGCGCCACTGACGCTGGCGAATATGATTCCAATCGTTTTAATGATACCGGCAACACGGGCTATAGCTGTGGCCTGGATCATGCCACCATTGAACAGGAGTCGCGTGATTTGC
- the LOC108601851 gene encoding uncharacterized protein LOC108601851, which translates to MSQTLDDLLMRQEHARKLRLVTRAKFRRINSLDRIPEHPSQDESEEEQPHRHFVTLRRQRTADGSLLRSHVPAAAPETASANSSRGSLLLFGPQLLMRLLMTLVRYILYIPLSIAAPSFWLSALLWIFWKLLRVPIALFKWLLADDEQQEQPQLQRRQRTVLLSCGSSIQTLHLARNFYGSGARVVVFEFEGLFGLARFSTSVDKFYVVPRPSSSNAEQYIAALCHIVRKERPTVYVPVAATSPAYYDALAKPHLELLGCASFVPSVQETQQLDDCLQLFQRCEAQRIALPAHLVITAREQLQQLYEREFVGGYRHILMACGMQGVMERHKYILPSRRSELQKFNQHEISEQQPWLLVRDQPGYHHYVTCTTVKDSQVVANVSCRVEQRTKNFIPVQREDEAQIELWLRSFFAKMRFQRSINGHISFRLAKSPKHGGQFVPLGVRLGVALPYICHNRSHAQVLCRAIKCMCIHRRGVDLQQQQPQQELSWSWSWSTLERSTSTAPLDKREALFAYWDPLPYCAYYHFQLPLESVKLFLQRRNRGETKSLSPRIAAPVH; encoded by the coding sequence ATGTCGCAGACACTAGATGATCTGTTAATGCGACAGGAGCATGCGCGTAAGCTGCGTCTGGTCACGCGCGCCAAGTTTCGTCGCATTAACTCATTGGATCGCATACCGGAGCACCCGAGCCAAGATGAATCCGAGGAGGAGCAGCCGCATCGTCACTTTGTTACCTTGCGGCGCCAACGCACGGCAGACGGCAGTCTCCTGCGTAGCCATGTGCCCGCAGCAGCGCCGGAAACAGCatcagccaacagcagcaggggCAGCCTGTTGCTCTTTGGACCGCAATTGTTGATGCGTCTGCTGATGACGCTCGTGcgctatatactatatataccgCTGTCTATAGCGGCGCCCAGCTTTTGGCTATCGGCGCTGCTTTGGATCTTTTGGAAGCTGCTGCGTGTGCCCATAGCGCTGTTCAAGTGGCTGCTGGCGGACGAcgagcagcaggagcagccgcagctgcagcgccgccAGCGCACTGTGCTTctcagctgtggcagcagcatacAGACGCTGCATCTGGCGCGGAACTTCTATGGCTCGGGCGCACGCGTTGTGGTCTTTGAGTTTGAGGGCTTGTTTGGACTGGCGCGTTTCTCCACGAGCGTGGACAAGTTCTATGTCGTGCCGcgtcccagcagcagcaatgcggAGCAGTACATAGCGGCGCTTTGTCATATTGTGCGCAAGGAGCGACCAACAGTCTATGTGCCGGTTGCAGCCACAAGTCCGGCTTACTATGATGCTTTGGCCAAGCCGCATCTGGAGCTGTTGGGCTGTGCTAGCTTTGTGCCGAGCGTGCAGGAAACACAGCAGCTTGACGACTGTCTGCAGTTGTTTCAGCGCTGCGAGGCACAACGCATAGCGCTGCCGGCGCATTTGGTTATCACAGCACgagagcaactgcagcagttgTACGAGCGTGAATTTGTCGGTGGCTATAGGCATATACTAATGGCCTGCGGCATGCAGGGCGTGATGGAGCGACACAAGTATATACTACCCAGTCGACGCTCGgaattgcaaaagtttaatcAGCACGAGATTAGCGAACAGCAGCCCTGGCTGCTGGTGCGTGATCAGCCGGGTTATCATCATTATGTCACCTGTACGACGGTCAAAGACTCGCAGGTGGTGGCGAACGTCAGTTGCCGTGTGGAGCAGCGTACAAAGAATTTCATACCAGTGCAGCGAGAGGACGAGGCGCAGATTGAGCTTTGGCTGCGCAGTTTTTTCGCCAAGATGCGCTTTCAGCGCAGCATTAATGGCCATATAAGCTTTCGCTTGGCGAAGTCTCCGAAGCATGGCGGCCAATTTGTGCCGCTGGGCGTCAGACTGGGCGTGGCACTTCCCTATATATGCCACAATCGTTCGCATGCGCAGGTGCTCTGCCGTGCCATCAAATGCATGTGCATACATAGGCGTGGCGTGGatctccagcagcagcagccacagcaggagttgagctggagctggagctggtcAACGCTGGAGCGCAGTACGTCGACAGCGCCGCTGGATAAACGAGAGGCATTGTTTGCCTATTGGGATCCGCTGCCCTATTGCGCCTACTATCACTTTCAGCTGCCGCTGGAGTCCGTTAAGCTATTTTTGCAGCGACGAAATCGCGGCGAGACCAAAAGTTTATCGCCGCGCATCGCAGCGCCGGTTCATTGA